A window of Gallaecimonas kandeliae genomic DNA:
AGGGCCGGATGACGATCCGGAGCCGCCCAAGCCGGGCAAGAAGGCGCCTTTCCTCAAGGTAGTGAAATAAAAAAACCGGCATCTGCCGGTTTTTTTATTGGGGTTCGCCTCAGCGGTATTGGAAGACCTTGACCACCCGGGTCACGCCCGAGACGTTGCGGGCGATGTTGGCGGCGCTGTCGCCCTCCTGGTGGCTGACCAGGCCCATCAGGAACACCTCGGCGTTCTCGGTGACCACCTTGACGGCGGAGCTGTCGAGATCGCTGGCGATGAGCTTGCCCTTGACCACTGAGGTGAGCCAGGTGTCATGGGTGCGGGTGGACAGGCGGGTCGGGGTCATCAGCCGGATCTGGTTGTTGACCTTGCTTACGCCCGGAACCTTCTGGGCCTGGCTGACGATGCGGGTGCGCAGTGCCTCGCCGGGGGCCTGGCCCACCAGCAGCACCTCGCCGTTCATGGACACGACGCTGACGTGGGTGTTGCTGCGCAGCTCGGGGTCGCTGCTGATGATGCCGGTTATCTTCAACTCTATGCTTTCGTCGTCGATGTAGGCACCGACGGTGCGCCTGTCGTTGGCGACGCTGGCGGTGCCGGCGGCGCCGGCCACCAAGGCGACGGCGCATCCTTGGAGCAGCATTGTTGCCATCAGGCAGGCTGTCATCACGGCTTTGTTCATGGTCAGTCTTCCTGGCTGAAGAGGGTGGAGTCGATGGCGTCGCACAGGGCGTGCAGCACCAGGATGTGGACTTCCTGAGTACGGGCCGGCCTGTAGCCGGGAACCCGGATCTCCACGTCATTCGGGCCCAGCAGGCCGGCCATCTCGCCGCCATCCATGCCGGTCAGGGCCAGTATGGTCATGTCGCGGGACAGGGCGG
This region includes:
- the dolP gene encoding division/outer membrane stress-associated lipid-binding lipoprotein gives rise to the protein MNKAVMTACLMATMLLQGCAVALVAGAAGTASVANDRRTVGAYIDDESIELKITGIISSDPELRSNTHVSVVSMNGEVLLVGQAPGEALRTRIVSQAQKVPGVSKVNNQIRLMTPTRLSTRTHDTWLTSVVKGKLIASDLDSSAVKVVTENAEVFLMGLVSHQEGDSAANIARNVSGVTRVVKVFQYR